A genomic window from Peromyscus maniculatus bairdii isolate BWxNUB_F1_BW_parent chromosome 1, HU_Pman_BW_mat_3.1, whole genome shotgun sequence includes:
- the Ap2a1 gene encoding AP-2 complex subunit alpha-1 isoform X1, translating into MPAVSKGDGMRGLAVFISDIRNCKSKEAEIKRINKELANIRSKFKGDKALDGYSKKKYVCKLLFIFLLGHDIDFGHMEAVNLLSSNKYTEKQIGYLFISVLVNSNSELIRLINNAIKNDLASRNPTFMCLALHCIANVGSREMGEAFAADIPRILVAGDSMDSVKQSAALCLLRLYKASPDLVPMGEWTARVVHLLNDQHMGVVTAAVSLITCLCKKNPDDFKTCISLAVSRLSRIVSSASTDLQDYTYYFVPAPWLSVKLLRLLQSYPPPEDAAVRGRLVECLETVLNKAQEPPKSKKVQHSNAKNAILFETISLIIHYDSEPNLLVRACNQLGQFLQHRETNLRYLALESMCTLASSEFSHEAVKTHIETVINALKTERDVSVRQRAADLLYAMCDRSNAKQIVSEMLRYLETADYAIREEIVLKVAILAEKYAVDYSWYVDTILNLIRIAGDYVSEEVWYRVLQIVTNRDDVQGYAAKTVFEALQAPACHENMVKVGGYILGEFGNLIAGDPRSSPPVQFSLLHSKFHLCSVATRALLLSTYIKFINLFPETKATIQGVLRAGSQLRNADVELQQRAVEYLTLSSVASTDVLATVLEEMPPFPERESSILAKLKRKKGPGAASALDDSRRDTSNNDINGGVEPTPSTVSTPSPSADLLGLRAAPPPAAPPVPVGGNLLVDVFSDGPNAQPSLGPTPEEAFLSELEPPAPESPMALLADPAPAADPGPEDIGPPIPEADELLNKFVCKNSGVLFENQLLQIGVKSEFRQNLGRMYLFYGNKTSVQFQSFSPTVVHPGDLQTQLAVQTKRVAAQVDGGAQVQQVLNIECLRDFLTPPLLSVRFRYGGTAQSLTLKLPVTINKFFQPTEMAAQDFFQRWKQLSLPLQEAQKIFKANHPMDAEVTKAKLLGFGSALLDNVDPNPENFVGAGIIQTKALQVGCLLRLEPNAQAQMYRLTLRTSKEPVSRHLCELLAQQF; encoded by the exons GCAAGAGCAAAGAGGCTGAGATCAAGAGGATCAACAAGGAACTGGCCAACATCCGCTCCAAGTTCAAAG GGGACAAGGCCTTGGATGGCTACAGTAAGAAGAAGTATGTGTGTAAGCTGCTTTTCATCTTCCTGCTTGGCCATGACATTGACTTTGGACACATGGAGGCTGTGAACCTTCTGAGCTCCAACAAGTACACAGAGAAGCAGATA GGGTACCTGTTCATCTCAGTCCTGGTGAACTCGAACTCAGAGCTGATCCGGCTCATCAACAACGCCATCAAGAATGACCTGGCCAGCCGCAACCCCACTTTCATGTGCCTGGCCTTGCACTGTATCGCCAACGTGGGCAGCCGTGAGATGGGCGAGGCCTTTGCCGCTGACATTCCCCGAATCCTGGTGGCTGG aGACAGCATGGACAGCGTGAAGCAAAGTGCAGCCCTGTGCCTGCTTCGACTCTACAAGGCTTCACCTGACCTGGTGCCCATGGGCGAGTGGACGGCACGTGTAGTGCACTTGCTCAATGACCAACACATG GGAGTGGTCACAGCTGCTGTCAGCCTTATCACCTGCCTCTGTAAGAAGAATCCAGATGACTTCAAGACCTGTATCTCACTGGCTGTGTCTCGCCTGAGCCGG ATcgtctcctctgcctccaccgACCTCCAGGACTACACCTATTACTTCGTCCCTGCCCCCTGGCTCTCCGTGAAGCTGCTGCGGCTGCTGCAGAGCTACCCACCGCCAG AGGACGCGGCTGTGCGAGGGCGGCTAGTGGAGTGTCTCGAGACCGTGCTCAACAAAGCCCAGGAGCCCCCCAAGTCCAAGAAGGTGCAGCATTCCAACGCCAAGAACGCCATCCTCTTTGAGACCATTAGCCTCATCATCCACTATGACAG TGAACCCAACCTCCTGGTCCGCGCTTGTAACCAGCTGGGCCAGTTCCTGCAGCACCGGGAGACGAACCTGCGCTACCTGGCTCTGGAGAGCATGTGCACGCTGGCCAGCTCCGAGTTCTCCCACGAGGCTGTCAAGACGCACATCGAGACCGTCATCAACGCCCTCAAG ACGGAGCGGGATGTCAGTGTGAGGCAGAGGGCAGCCGACCTCCTGTATGCCATGTGTGACCGGAGCAATGCCAAGCAAATTGTATCAGAGATGCTGCGGTACCTAGAGACTGCAGACTACGCCATCCGAGAGGAGATC GTGTTGAAGGTGGCCATCCTGGCTGAGAAGTATGCAGTAGACTATAGCTGGTATGTGGACACCATCCTCAACCTCATCCGCATCGCAGGCGACTATGTGAGCGAGGAGGTGTGGTACCGAGTGTTGCAGATTGTCACCAACCGTGACGATGTCCAGGGTTATGCTGCCAAGACAGTGTTTGAG GCCCTCCAGGCCCCAGCCTGTCACGAGAACATGGTGAAGGTCGGTGGCTACATCCTTGGGGAGTTTGGGAACTTGATTGCTGGGGACCCACGCTCCAG CCCGCCTGTCCAGTTCTCACTGCTGCACTCCAAGTTCCACCTGTGCAGCGTGGCCACCCGCGCCCTGCTCCTGTCCACCTACATCAAGTTCATCAACCTCTTCCCCGAGACCAAGGCCACCATCCAGGGCGTTCTGCGTGCCGGGTCCCAGCTGCGCAATGCCGATGTGGAGCTCCAGCAGCGGGCAGTGGAGTACCTCACCCTCAGCTCTGTAGCCAGCACTGATGTTCTG GCCACCGTGCTAGAAGAAATGCCTCCATTTCCCGAGCGCGAGTCATCTATCCTGGCCAAGCTGAAGCGCAAGAAGGGCCCTGGGGCAGCCAGTGCCCTGGATGACAGCCGTAGGGATACCAGCAACAATGACATCAACGGGGGTGTGGAGCCCACCCCCAGCACCGTG TCGACGCCCTCCCCCTCCGCGGACCTCCTGGGGCTGCgggcagcccctccccctgccgcACCTCCAGTTCCTGTGGGCGGGAACCTCCTGGTGGATGTCTTCTCTGACGGCCCCAatgcccagcccagcctggggCCCACGCCTGAGGAGGCCTTCCTCAG CGAGCTGGAGCCCCCTGCCCCTGAGAGCCCCATGGCTTTGTTGGCTGACCCAGCTCCAGCTGCTGA cccAGGCCCTGAGGACATAGGCCCTCCCATCCCAGAAGCGGATGAACTGCTGAATAA GTTCGTGTGTAAGAATAGTGGGGTCTTGTTTGAGAACCAGCTGCTGCAGATTGGAGTCAAGTCCGAGTTCCGGCAGAACCTGG GCCGAATGTATCTCTTCTATGGCAACAAGACTTCGGTGCAGTTCCAGAGCTTCTCGCCCACCGTGGTCCACCCTGGAGACCTCCAGACTC AGCTGGCCGTGCAGACGAAGCGTGTAGCTGCACAGGTGGACGGTGGTGCGCAGGTGCAGCAGGTGCTCAACATCGAGTGTCTGCGAGACTTCCTGACGCCACCGCTGCTGTCCGTGCGCTTCCG GTACGGTGGCACCGCCCAGTCCCTCACCCTGAAGCTCCCGGTGACCATCAACAAATTCTTCCAGCCCACAGAGATGGCCGCCCAGGACTTTTTCCAGCGCTGGAAGCAGCTGAGCCT CCCGCTGCAGGAGGCACAGAAAATCTTCAAAGCCAACCACCCCATGGATGCTGAAGTTACCAAGGCCAAG CTTCTGGGGTTTGGCTCTGCTCTTCTGGACAACGTGGACCCCAACCCTGAGaactttgtgggtgctggaatcatcCAGACGAAAGCCCTGCAGGTGGGGTGTCTGCTTCGGCTGGAGCCCAATGCCCAGGCCCAG ATGTACCGCCTGACCCTGCGCACCAGCAAAGAGCCTGTCTCCCGTCACTTGTGTGAGCTGCTGGCCCAGCAGTTCTGA
- the Ap2a1 gene encoding AP-2 complex subunit alpha-1 isoform X3, which produces MPAVSKGDGMRGLAVFISDIRNCKSKEAEIKRINKELANIRSKFKGDKALDGYSKKKYVCKLLFIFLLGHDIDFGHMEAVNLLSSNKYTEKQIGYLFISVLVNSNSELIRLINNAIKNDLASRNPTFMCLALHCIANVGSREMGEAFAADIPRILVAGDSMDSVKQSAALCLLRLYKASPDLVPMGEWTARVVHLLNDQHMGVVTAAVSLITCLCKKNPDDFKTCISLAVSRLSRIVSSASTDLQDYTYYFVPAPWLSVKLLRLLQSYPPPEDAAVRGRLVECLETVLNKAQEPPKSKKVQHSNAKNAILFETISLIIHYDSEPNLLVRACNQLGQFLQHRETNLRYLALESMCTLASSEFSHEAVKTHIETVINALKTERDVSVRQRAADLLYAMCDRSNAKQIVSEMLRYLETADYAIREEIVLKVAILAEKYAVDYSWYVDTILNLIRIAGDYVSEEVWYRVLQIVTNRDDVQGYAAKTVFEALQAPACHENMVKVGGYILGEFGNLIAGDPRSSPPVQFSLLHSKFHLCSVATRALLLSTYIKFINLFPETKATIQGVLRAGSQLRNADVELQQRAVEYLTLSSVASTDVLATVLEEMPPFPERESSILAKLKRKKGPGAASALDDSRRDTSNNDINGGVEPTPSTVSTPSPSADLLGLRAAPPPAAPPVPVGGNLLVDVFSDGPNAQPSLGPTPEEAFLSELEPPAPESPMALLADPAPAADPGPEDIGPPIPEADELLNKFVCKNSGVLFENQLLQIGVKSEFRQNLGRMYLFYGNKTSVQFQSFSPTLVPPLPLACFLDSGPQLAVQTKRVAAQVDGGAQVQQVLNIECLRDFLTPPLLSVRFRYGGTAQSLTLKLPVTINKFFQPTEMAAQDFFQRWKQLSLPLQEAQKIFKANHPMDAEVTKAKLLGFGSALLDNVDPNPENFVGAGIIQTKALQVGCLLRLEPNAQAQMYRLTLRTSKEPVSRHLCELLAQQF; this is translated from the exons GCAAGAGCAAAGAGGCTGAGATCAAGAGGATCAACAAGGAACTGGCCAACATCCGCTCCAAGTTCAAAG GGGACAAGGCCTTGGATGGCTACAGTAAGAAGAAGTATGTGTGTAAGCTGCTTTTCATCTTCCTGCTTGGCCATGACATTGACTTTGGACACATGGAGGCTGTGAACCTTCTGAGCTCCAACAAGTACACAGAGAAGCAGATA GGGTACCTGTTCATCTCAGTCCTGGTGAACTCGAACTCAGAGCTGATCCGGCTCATCAACAACGCCATCAAGAATGACCTGGCCAGCCGCAACCCCACTTTCATGTGCCTGGCCTTGCACTGTATCGCCAACGTGGGCAGCCGTGAGATGGGCGAGGCCTTTGCCGCTGACATTCCCCGAATCCTGGTGGCTGG aGACAGCATGGACAGCGTGAAGCAAAGTGCAGCCCTGTGCCTGCTTCGACTCTACAAGGCTTCACCTGACCTGGTGCCCATGGGCGAGTGGACGGCACGTGTAGTGCACTTGCTCAATGACCAACACATG GGAGTGGTCACAGCTGCTGTCAGCCTTATCACCTGCCTCTGTAAGAAGAATCCAGATGACTTCAAGACCTGTATCTCACTGGCTGTGTCTCGCCTGAGCCGG ATcgtctcctctgcctccaccgACCTCCAGGACTACACCTATTACTTCGTCCCTGCCCCCTGGCTCTCCGTGAAGCTGCTGCGGCTGCTGCAGAGCTACCCACCGCCAG AGGACGCGGCTGTGCGAGGGCGGCTAGTGGAGTGTCTCGAGACCGTGCTCAACAAAGCCCAGGAGCCCCCCAAGTCCAAGAAGGTGCAGCATTCCAACGCCAAGAACGCCATCCTCTTTGAGACCATTAGCCTCATCATCCACTATGACAG TGAACCCAACCTCCTGGTCCGCGCTTGTAACCAGCTGGGCCAGTTCCTGCAGCACCGGGAGACGAACCTGCGCTACCTGGCTCTGGAGAGCATGTGCACGCTGGCCAGCTCCGAGTTCTCCCACGAGGCTGTCAAGACGCACATCGAGACCGTCATCAACGCCCTCAAG ACGGAGCGGGATGTCAGTGTGAGGCAGAGGGCAGCCGACCTCCTGTATGCCATGTGTGACCGGAGCAATGCCAAGCAAATTGTATCAGAGATGCTGCGGTACCTAGAGACTGCAGACTACGCCATCCGAGAGGAGATC GTGTTGAAGGTGGCCATCCTGGCTGAGAAGTATGCAGTAGACTATAGCTGGTATGTGGACACCATCCTCAACCTCATCCGCATCGCAGGCGACTATGTGAGCGAGGAGGTGTGGTACCGAGTGTTGCAGATTGTCACCAACCGTGACGATGTCCAGGGTTATGCTGCCAAGACAGTGTTTGAG GCCCTCCAGGCCCCAGCCTGTCACGAGAACATGGTGAAGGTCGGTGGCTACATCCTTGGGGAGTTTGGGAACTTGATTGCTGGGGACCCACGCTCCAG CCCGCCTGTCCAGTTCTCACTGCTGCACTCCAAGTTCCACCTGTGCAGCGTGGCCACCCGCGCCCTGCTCCTGTCCACCTACATCAAGTTCATCAACCTCTTCCCCGAGACCAAGGCCACCATCCAGGGCGTTCTGCGTGCCGGGTCCCAGCTGCGCAATGCCGATGTGGAGCTCCAGCAGCGGGCAGTGGAGTACCTCACCCTCAGCTCTGTAGCCAGCACTGATGTTCTG GCCACCGTGCTAGAAGAAATGCCTCCATTTCCCGAGCGCGAGTCATCTATCCTGGCCAAGCTGAAGCGCAAGAAGGGCCCTGGGGCAGCCAGTGCCCTGGATGACAGCCGTAGGGATACCAGCAACAATGACATCAACGGGGGTGTGGAGCCCACCCCCAGCACCGTG TCGACGCCCTCCCCCTCCGCGGACCTCCTGGGGCTGCgggcagcccctccccctgccgcACCTCCAGTTCCTGTGGGCGGGAACCTCCTGGTGGATGTCTTCTCTGACGGCCCCAatgcccagcccagcctggggCCCACGCCTGAGGAGGCCTTCCTCAG CGAGCTGGAGCCCCCTGCCCCTGAGAGCCCCATGGCTTTGTTGGCTGACCCAGCTCCAGCTGCTGA cccAGGCCCTGAGGACATAGGCCCTCCCATCCCAGAAGCGGATGAACTGCTGAATAA GTTCGTGTGTAAGAATAGTGGGGTCTTGTTTGAGAACCAGCTGCTGCAGATTGGAGTCAAGTCCGAGTTCCGGCAGAACCTGG GCCGAATGTATCTCTTCTATGGCAACAAGACTTCGGTGCAGTTCCAGAGCTTCTCGCCCACC CTTGTACCGCCTCTGCCCCTGGCCTGCTTCCTTGACTCCGGGCCACAGCTGGCCGTGCAGACGAAGCGTGTAGCTGCACAGGTGGACGGTGGTGCGCAGGTGCAGCAGGTGCTCAACATCGAGTGTCTGCGAGACTTCCTGACGCCACCGCTGCTGTCCGTGCGCTTCCG GTACGGTGGCACCGCCCAGTCCCTCACCCTGAAGCTCCCGGTGACCATCAACAAATTCTTCCAGCCCACAGAGATGGCCGCCCAGGACTTTTTCCAGCGCTGGAAGCAGCTGAGCCT CCCGCTGCAGGAGGCACAGAAAATCTTCAAAGCCAACCACCCCATGGATGCTGAAGTTACCAAGGCCAAG CTTCTGGGGTTTGGCTCTGCTCTTCTGGACAACGTGGACCCCAACCCTGAGaactttgtgggtgctggaatcatcCAGACGAAAGCCCTGCAGGTGGGGTGTCTGCTTCGGCTGGAGCCCAATGCCCAGGCCCAG ATGTACCGCCTGACCCTGCGCACCAGCAAAGAGCCTGTCTCCCGTCACTTGTGTGAGCTGCTGGCCCAGCAGTTCTGA
- the Ap2a1 gene encoding AP-2 complex subunit alpha-1 isoform X2, protein MPAVSKGDGMRGLAVFISDIRNCKSKEAEIKRINKELANIRSKFKGDKALDGYSKKKYVCKLLFIFLLGHDIDFGHMEAVNLLSSNKYTEKQIGYLFISVLVNSNSELIRLINNAIKNDLASRNPTFMCLALHCIANVGSREMGEAFAADIPRILVAGDSMDSVKQSAALCLLRLYKASPDLVPMGEWTARVVHLLNDQHMGVVTAAVSLITCLCKKNPDDFKTCISLAVSRLSRIVSSASTDLQDYTYYFVPAPWLSVKLLRLLQSYPPPEDAAVRGRLVECLETVLNKAQEPPKSKKVQHSNAKNAILFETISLIIHYDSEPNLLVRACNQLGQFLQHRETNLRYLALESMCTLASSEFSHEAVKTHIETVINALKTERDVSVRQRAADLLYAMCDRSNAKQIVSEMLRYLETADYAIREEIVLKVAILAEKYAVDYSWYVDTILNLIRIAGDYVSEEVWYRVLQIVTNRDDVQGYAAKTVFEALQAPACHENMVKVGGYILGEFGNLIAGDPRSSPPVQFSLLHSKFHLCSVATRALLLSTYIKFINLFPETKATIQGVLRAGSQLRNADVELQQRAVEYLTLSSVASTDVLATVLEEMPPFPERESSILAKLKRKKGPGAASALDDSRRDTSNNDINGGVEPTPSTVSTPSPSADLLGLRAAPPPAAPPVPVGGNLLVDVFSDGPNAQPSLGPTPEEAFLSPGPEDIGPPIPEADELLNKFVCKNSGVLFENQLLQIGVKSEFRQNLGRMYLFYGNKTSVQFQSFSPTVVHPGDLQTQLAVQTKRVAAQVDGGAQVQQVLNIECLRDFLTPPLLSVRFRYGGTAQSLTLKLPVTINKFFQPTEMAAQDFFQRWKQLSLPLQEAQKIFKANHPMDAEVTKAKLLGFGSALLDNVDPNPENFVGAGIIQTKALQVGCLLRLEPNAQAQMYRLTLRTSKEPVSRHLCELLAQQF, encoded by the exons GCAAGAGCAAAGAGGCTGAGATCAAGAGGATCAACAAGGAACTGGCCAACATCCGCTCCAAGTTCAAAG GGGACAAGGCCTTGGATGGCTACAGTAAGAAGAAGTATGTGTGTAAGCTGCTTTTCATCTTCCTGCTTGGCCATGACATTGACTTTGGACACATGGAGGCTGTGAACCTTCTGAGCTCCAACAAGTACACAGAGAAGCAGATA GGGTACCTGTTCATCTCAGTCCTGGTGAACTCGAACTCAGAGCTGATCCGGCTCATCAACAACGCCATCAAGAATGACCTGGCCAGCCGCAACCCCACTTTCATGTGCCTGGCCTTGCACTGTATCGCCAACGTGGGCAGCCGTGAGATGGGCGAGGCCTTTGCCGCTGACATTCCCCGAATCCTGGTGGCTGG aGACAGCATGGACAGCGTGAAGCAAAGTGCAGCCCTGTGCCTGCTTCGACTCTACAAGGCTTCACCTGACCTGGTGCCCATGGGCGAGTGGACGGCACGTGTAGTGCACTTGCTCAATGACCAACACATG GGAGTGGTCACAGCTGCTGTCAGCCTTATCACCTGCCTCTGTAAGAAGAATCCAGATGACTTCAAGACCTGTATCTCACTGGCTGTGTCTCGCCTGAGCCGG ATcgtctcctctgcctccaccgACCTCCAGGACTACACCTATTACTTCGTCCCTGCCCCCTGGCTCTCCGTGAAGCTGCTGCGGCTGCTGCAGAGCTACCCACCGCCAG AGGACGCGGCTGTGCGAGGGCGGCTAGTGGAGTGTCTCGAGACCGTGCTCAACAAAGCCCAGGAGCCCCCCAAGTCCAAGAAGGTGCAGCATTCCAACGCCAAGAACGCCATCCTCTTTGAGACCATTAGCCTCATCATCCACTATGACAG TGAACCCAACCTCCTGGTCCGCGCTTGTAACCAGCTGGGCCAGTTCCTGCAGCACCGGGAGACGAACCTGCGCTACCTGGCTCTGGAGAGCATGTGCACGCTGGCCAGCTCCGAGTTCTCCCACGAGGCTGTCAAGACGCACATCGAGACCGTCATCAACGCCCTCAAG ACGGAGCGGGATGTCAGTGTGAGGCAGAGGGCAGCCGACCTCCTGTATGCCATGTGTGACCGGAGCAATGCCAAGCAAATTGTATCAGAGATGCTGCGGTACCTAGAGACTGCAGACTACGCCATCCGAGAGGAGATC GTGTTGAAGGTGGCCATCCTGGCTGAGAAGTATGCAGTAGACTATAGCTGGTATGTGGACACCATCCTCAACCTCATCCGCATCGCAGGCGACTATGTGAGCGAGGAGGTGTGGTACCGAGTGTTGCAGATTGTCACCAACCGTGACGATGTCCAGGGTTATGCTGCCAAGACAGTGTTTGAG GCCCTCCAGGCCCCAGCCTGTCACGAGAACATGGTGAAGGTCGGTGGCTACATCCTTGGGGAGTTTGGGAACTTGATTGCTGGGGACCCACGCTCCAG CCCGCCTGTCCAGTTCTCACTGCTGCACTCCAAGTTCCACCTGTGCAGCGTGGCCACCCGCGCCCTGCTCCTGTCCACCTACATCAAGTTCATCAACCTCTTCCCCGAGACCAAGGCCACCATCCAGGGCGTTCTGCGTGCCGGGTCCCAGCTGCGCAATGCCGATGTGGAGCTCCAGCAGCGGGCAGTGGAGTACCTCACCCTCAGCTCTGTAGCCAGCACTGATGTTCTG GCCACCGTGCTAGAAGAAATGCCTCCATTTCCCGAGCGCGAGTCATCTATCCTGGCCAAGCTGAAGCGCAAGAAGGGCCCTGGGGCAGCCAGTGCCCTGGATGACAGCCGTAGGGATACCAGCAACAATGACATCAACGGGGGTGTGGAGCCCACCCCCAGCACCGTG TCGACGCCCTCCCCCTCCGCGGACCTCCTGGGGCTGCgggcagcccctccccctgccgcACCTCCAGTTCCTGTGGGCGGGAACCTCCTGGTGGATGTCTTCTCTGACGGCCCCAatgcccagcccagcctggggCCCACGCCTGAGGAGGCCTTCCTCAG cccAGGCCCTGAGGACATAGGCCCTCCCATCCCAGAAGCGGATGAACTGCTGAATAA GTTCGTGTGTAAGAATAGTGGGGTCTTGTTTGAGAACCAGCTGCTGCAGATTGGAGTCAAGTCCGAGTTCCGGCAGAACCTGG GCCGAATGTATCTCTTCTATGGCAACAAGACTTCGGTGCAGTTCCAGAGCTTCTCGCCCACCGTGGTCCACCCTGGAGACCTCCAGACTC AGCTGGCCGTGCAGACGAAGCGTGTAGCTGCACAGGTGGACGGTGGTGCGCAGGTGCAGCAGGTGCTCAACATCGAGTGTCTGCGAGACTTCCTGACGCCACCGCTGCTGTCCGTGCGCTTCCG GTACGGTGGCACCGCCCAGTCCCTCACCCTGAAGCTCCCGGTGACCATCAACAAATTCTTCCAGCCCACAGAGATGGCCGCCCAGGACTTTTTCCAGCGCTGGAAGCAGCTGAGCCT CCCGCTGCAGGAGGCACAGAAAATCTTCAAAGCCAACCACCCCATGGATGCTGAAGTTACCAAGGCCAAG CTTCTGGGGTTTGGCTCTGCTCTTCTGGACAACGTGGACCCCAACCCTGAGaactttgtgggtgctggaatcatcCAGACGAAAGCCCTGCAGGTGGGGTGTCTGCTTCGGCTGGAGCCCAATGCCCAGGCCCAG ATGTACCGCCTGACCCTGCGCACCAGCAAAGAGCCTGTCTCCCGTCACTTGTGTGAGCTGCTGGCCCAGCAGTTCTGA